The genomic region TCGTCGTCGATGTTAAAGTGACTGAGTTTTAGGTTAATGCATGTTTTCGCATTAGCAATGGCCTCTCTATATCCTGACAGGACGCAGTGCTGAAAGGGGCTGGGTTTGAACTCGTATTTTAAGTAATGAAGCTGGTCACATTTGTCCATCATGTCAGAGAGTGTATTCGCAGCCGAAATGTCTAACCCGCACAGAAAAGTTAAAACTTCAGTAACATCAAGGTAGGAATTGTTACTGCGTTTAAGATATCCCGAAATTATGCCATTAATTGTTTGGGTATTGCGTGCGATATGATATGCAGCTAGGAATTCCTGAAAGCTTTTATGGATAAAGGAAAATGATGACGATAATCGTAATACCGATGCTTTTGGAGTTGCAGACAAAATACCTGACTTTAAAGCCGTCTCAAGTTCTTCTTCTAACTTATATAGCTTTAATTCGCTTATACCAAACACAAGCGAATTTTCCCTTGTGTTTGAAAACAGCAAATGAAATGCCGCTTCAGCAAGACGATTTAGGTGTTCAATATTGGGTTGAATGTATTGCGTGCCCGTAAAGCAAGGAAATGGCGGATGCTGAAATTCACTGATTTTGCTGTTTGCCTTCTTTAGAAGACTTTCCAGTATGATACAGTATATTTCACATTTAGAGCCTTTCAGTGTTATTCCTTCAGCATATGAACATACAATTACAGAAAGCATCATTGGTGACAACAGTAAATCGTTTAGCTTCTTTTCGGATACATAACGCTTAAATAATAGGTGTTTAGCGCTCAACTCCTTCCTATCAATCATTAAACTCAACAAATTTCTACTAAGCTCGAAAGGATCGTTAACTCCTTCAAGTTGCAGAAAAGTATGCATCTCTGAGTGGTTAAATGTTCCTTCAGCCACTTTCCAAGGTCGAGTTGTAATCAAGATGACGCATTGTCTGTGGCATGTTACCAACGTCGGTAGGTTGTATCCACCTCCAGGACCGGTCCATTCATCCAAACCATCTAGTAGTATCAAGCAAAGTTCGCGTTTCATTATCTCATTCAGTAATGTGTAGGCCTTTTTGCGATCTTCTTCAGACGAGTATATCGAGTCGATTATCTGTTCCTTGATCATGTTGTAAATTGAGATTTCTGTTACCGAATTTCTTAACGTTATGTGGAAGACAAAACTGTAACGGTGTAGAGACCACGAATCGTTGAAGAAAGAGGCGTAATTCGTTTGCGTATCAGTATGTGCTATCtttgttttcaattgtttttctAATTTAATACGACACCAGTCCATAACTAACTTTGCAAGAAATGTGGATTTGCCCGTTCCGGCCTCGCCTTGAATAAACGTCTTATGGTTCTCTTTGGCatgctttaaaaacatattttcgtaGTTCTTGATTTGCATGCCGGTTTTTTTAAAGGACTGTTTGTCTTTTGTCATCAGCAGCAGCTTGGGTGGCATATAGATGTCCCTTAATTTTTCGTGAACGCAATTCAAAGGCGAGGTCGTCACATAACTAAGTTTTGTGTCGTAATGCGCCGTCAAACCTCGGAGCATATCTAAAATCAGGAAAAATGAATGTGACAAAAACGACACGAGATTCTTTGCTTTCGGTGGAATACCGATATACAGATTTCCTGTAAATAACGACTATAAGTATATTAATAAGTTTTTCACAGGCGTTTACGCCAGTGAATATAAGTAAACTTGTTTCTAAAGTGAGTTAATATCTAAAAACAAAGATCTAAAAAAAAGAATGtgttgattgttaaaaaaaaacaataatggtatttttagtcgCGATACCCGGAGCTCACACAATTCAGAAAACAGTTAGTCAAAAGTAACAATAGCAGTATTCGtcatagaggatatgtgttggatttgatggaatgttgattttatttcacgtgcgatcattaaaaaaatatatatttcaatgatcacaagtgaattaatgCGCCACGAgcgaaaatattttttctatgatcacgaatgaataaaaatcgataaccCAACTAAATACAATACTTTTCTTTTATGtcatgcttacaaatgattatttaagtATTCTTGCCATTCCGAACCATATAATTATCCGTTGAGTGCCCAAAATCTTATTACATATATGTTCAAAGGAAGCTTGCCCGtatgttttttataaacatttaatgcaGAGAGACGTCTCCCTTGGTACAATCGAGGTAACAATAGGGAAACCAAACATAtcaaaaatagttccggtaaaacaatgaaaattatcgataattttcactgttattttttctATCTTTGAAActgtgaaatatcagttttaattcactgatgtttctctataaacaattggaaagcattaaataaagcgAATACTGCGGATGTATTTTGTAAACAGATTCTACCAGCCGttatatgtttagtttaaacctatttatttaagctcgattgcatctaaagccttaagcgctctcgagtccgtttcctgggcctagaaccagtacttggtgtctatggggagatctaaagaacgctcccacggttgggatcgaacccgtgacctcccggtcgctaggcggacaccatatccattacaccacggcgacctcttgATATGTTTGTTATATGTTTGTAAATGTTCCTTACATTTTTAAAGAGTCAAAGTAGTACGGTAGTGGAGTGTTCTTAAACGGAAAAATACCTGCAAAACTGTTTTCATTCTGTAACATCAACATAATACATGTAGGACGAAAAGGTCGGACAGGAAAAGACGATCGTGGATAAATTAAGTTCGAATGCATATTGGATATAGCTCACAAAGGGCCTTAACACTTACCTCATACAGAACAACAAAGGAaaataactcttattttagaaagtATTTTGTTATCATTCTTTGCATGATACTTCTCCtcgttgatatatatatatatatatatacaataataacaaaTGGCAGCTTGTTACAAAGGAACACAGGATATAAATTACGTAGGAACCAATATCCGGGTTGTCAATTAAATGTATGAACCAATGTCTCGGAGGTGAAAAAACGTAGGAACAAATTTCCGTCTTGTCATGTGTGTTGTATCAGGTAACCACGATTTGTCCCACAAAATTTTAGGGTGTCTGTGTAAGCATAACGGGACTTAACAAAATCGTTACTCACTCCTGTGTTATATCTTTTTTTGCATTCCAGTTAATTGCAAGTGCTGCAGATAATGTTAAAAATGTCACTACACATTGCATTGTATTATCAAACCATTTCTCTGGGTTGTTGTACTAgaatataatgtatttaaatgagATACGGAGTAAACGGTTAAATGCGACACTCCCATGTCGAcaagttgttttattttctgtggaAAAAATATACTATTAATTAAATACTCAGTGAGAacatatgcattataataaacacatcagtttcacattgttttctgCGTGTATGTATAACTTTGGCGTACATGTCCAGACAATTTAACGCATGTtacaaatacgttttttttcatcCCTGTACGTGCAACAACGGGCATCGATCCGCTAGCATGAGAAAATCGTTTTTGTTTGCCTAAATCTTCAGGGGCAGTCAATGCCACATGGATTCGCACCCCCTACAGAAAAGTGGTACACATTTGTATCATTCAGATAAAAAGCAAATTAACAGGAAACATAACAATGACACACTTACGCATGCATTTACACACCTCCTGATATGatcaataaagcatttaaatacttgattatatgatgataataacaagggctgtttgtaaaacatgcatgccccccatatgggctgtcagttgtagtagcagccattgtgtgaatacgttttttgtcaccgtgaccttgacctttgacctagtgacctgaaaatcaatatatataataatctatgaagcttcatgatcctaggctaaaTTATTCTTGAGTCATcttcaggaaaccattttactatttcgagtcactgtgaccttgacctttaacctagtgacctgaaaataaataggggtcatctgccagtcatgatcaatgtaccaatgaagtttcatgatcctaggccaaagcattcttgagttatcatccagaaaccattttactatttcgagtcactgtgaccttgaccttagacctagtgacctgaaaatcaatagggggggtatctgccagtcatgatcaatgtacctatgaagcttcatgatcctaggcctaagcgttcttgagttatcatccggaaaccatctggtggacggaccgaccgaccgacggaccgaccgaacgacatgtgcaaaacaataaccccctcttcttcgaaggggtgcattaAAACTGACGAAAGTTGCAGCAAAAACTGAAATGATTGTGTAAGAAATAACCAGATGCCTACAATAAAGGATATGAGTCACGATATGGAAAAAcctggcaaaatgcatgtgcgtagtccacaattgctaatctgggacagtacacaatgcttttatagaattttcgttcaaataaagtctcttctaagcgaatATCTAGTTTTTAGCCTGCACAGGATGCACTGAAACGACactttataaacatgcatttagcaGAGTTTTTCCAGAGTGCGGTTCATATGTAATAGACAATGAAAAGGAAAAAATAGACCTTTGAATACAATACTTCGGGGGGGGGGGtgtgaggggggtataatgtggggtggtaatttattagatgtttaaaaaaaattggggggggtggtggggtagggagggtgagagggggggggtataatgtggggtggggtaatttattagatgtttaaaaaatattgggtgggtggggggtaagggggtaggggggagggagagggggggtataatgtggggtggggtaatttataagatgtttaaaaaaaatggggggatgGGGGGAAGGGGGGATGGGGGTGAGAGGGGCTTTGGGTAGTTGGGGGGTAGTGGGGTAGGGCTGAGTGAGAGGgatgtataatgtggggtgtggtaatttatgagatgtttaaaaaaaataaaaatattttttttggggggtggtgGTGGGGGCGGGGGTAggaggggtaggggggagtgagagggggggggtataatgtggataGTGGTAATgtattagataaaaaaaaatgatctcacactgacatgaacaaatatcctctattttttaaacatgaaattcaaactcattgcatttgtttcccctgtatataagaaagatataatagtgtattaccttccctgtcctgcttatattgatattaatcaacaaaattaaacattaacacgatatttaatatacaaaatatacaaaaaaaatctcatattctgataatgtttttactgatccactttattttactcaaatgatgatgtttcattggactgataattatagatttaggattacagaccagttgcttcagttatattgttcagagttcgccctgttggccgcgtatgcattcttgagttatcatcaaaaaaccattttaccatttcgagtcaccgtgaccttgacctttgacctagtgacctcaaaatcaatagcggtcatctgcgaatcatgatcaatgttcctattaagtttcatgcccaagcgttcttgagtcatcatccggaaaccacctggtggacggaccgatagaccaaccgaccgacatgtgcaaagcaatataccccctcttcttcgaaggggagcataattaGAGGTTGATTGGGACCAACGTTGATGAATACATACCATCAACATCCCGTCCATAGTCGTCAATCGCTTGGTTGATTTCTACTTGTTGAATGCGCTCAATACCAACTCGAGTTTCTTCTGATATTTTCCTTACACTGTCTTGTGTGTGTATATCTAATTGTTTTTTTGAATCAGAAATCACTGCTTCAATTTGTTGTTTACCAGCCTGTAAAGATGCCTCTATTGATTGCAAAGCTTCCTGGAGAGTAATTTCCGCAACTTTTGAAAAGTGTTCCCCGGCCGCTTTCGCTTGTTTGAGGGTTTGACTGGCATCTTTCAACAGCTCGCCCAGTTCGAATAGTGACAAACGATCATTCTGCAACTAAATGCAGATAACTTTGTATGTCCTCATGTAACTCTTCCTTTTATTACATGTACGCATTTGCACAATGTATACAATTATCTATATCAATAACTTTATTTGCATTTTCCCCATTATTGTTATGACAAGCTATTTCATGTTCCCTTTGATTCTCTTAAACGAAGTCACGTGCACATTTCATATAACAGAAATGATATGTAATTTTTCGCATGACCAGTTATGAACATTTGAAGGTACTCATAACGCGAAATATACTTTATTCATATGTGCAATTTGAAGGCATTGAGAACGTTTAAATCCTGCTTTTATCAAGCAcacatttgttttcattgttttcatcGTTACAATTTCATCGATATATCAATTCTTCTTGCAATTGTATGTGTGGATATTTACGGAAAATCCATTTAATACTTTAAGTTGAAATTGTTTTCCCAAATGCTGGAGATGTGATCAAACGGTAagataaatttatataaaaaacggAGTCTAACCTGACTTAATTTTGTGCGCGCTGTTATTGCCAAAGGATCATGCACTAAGCACTTTGGATCGGCCAGTAGCGTTGCCAGTGTTTGAAAATAGTATTGCAGATCAGCATCGTTTACCTTGCAGTCGGCTGTGTGTCGTACGTCTCGGCCTATCTGACGGacctaaataaaaaaagataattagTCATTTTAATAGACAGGCTATATAATAAGTGACACTCAATGTTGTagtaaaaattatattaaaaggtAACTGCATATATCCTATTTTTGCACACGTAAGTTAGCTGATATTGTAAATGTTTTAAACGTAACCTTTTCTAAAGGGCACTGTGGATCAGGCGGTTTAGGAGTTAGGCTAGCAGAGAGACACGTTTCGAAGTGTGTGCAGTTCAACATCAAACTGAGTATGCCATTTAAGTCCGATTCCTGCACCACGGAGACACCTTTGTATCCTCCCGGAGGTAAGTAACATTTTCCGATTTCCCACGGTTCGGTCGCCCATCTTTCTGCTTTTGTATTTCGCCACGATGGCTTGTAAAATCTATGGAACgatatgattttttgtttaacttGATCGCATATTTTGCATTGCTGGAACACTTTTGCTTTgtgaaacatacattttttttttgctttgctGTTGCACAAACCCGGAGTAGGACATGACATCAGGTTTTCAATTGAACAGTTCCCACAACTTCCACCAACCGCTGCGAGGACCCTCTGTAATTCTGTTTCAATGAAGTTGGTAAGCCCTTCCTTCGTACAGTTGAGAGCAAGGCATGCCTTAAACCAGTTATTGGTCTCCTTTTCACTGAAAATGTTTGTGCTAGCAGCCATACTTTGAAATTCTACATGAAACGCCAATTGGCAAAATCCCTAGCAGTC from Dreissena polymorpha isolate Duluth1 chromosome 5, UMN_Dpol_1.0, whole genome shotgun sequence harbors:
- the LOC127881119 gene encoding uncharacterized protein LOC127881119, translated to MAASTNIFSEKETNNWFKACLALNCTKEGLTNFIETELQRVLAAVGGSCGNCSIENLMSCPTPGLCNSKAKKKCMFHKAKVFQQCKICDQVKQKIISFHRFYKPSWRNTKAERWATEPWEIGKCYLPPGGYKGVSVVQESDLNGILSLMLNCTHFETCLSASLTPKPPDPQCPLEKVRQIGRDVRHTADCKVNDADLQYYFQTLATLLADPKCLVHDPLAITARTKLSQLQNDRLSLFELGELLKDASQTLKQAKAAGEHFSKVAEITLQEALQSIEASLQAGKQQIEAVISDSKKQLDIHTQDSVRKISEETRVGIERIQQVEINQAIDDYGRDVDGGANPCGIDCP